In Hypomesus transpacificus isolate Combined female chromosome 4, fHypTra1, whole genome shotgun sequence, the following are encoded in one genomic region:
- the cldn35 gene encoding claudin-4: MVNTGMQLISFTCAVTGWIMAIAVTALPQWKVSAFIGSNILTSEIKWEGIWMNCIYQTTGHMQCKTYDSMLALPPDIQAARALMCVAIFLGWLSCTVSCCGMKCTTCAGDDRRAKAGIALSGGVLFIVTGLCVLVPVSWTANTVVQDFYNPNVPTMHKRELGQAIYLGWASAVILMISGAVLSSTCPHMERGAGGYHRGYMGRSFANSRPSAPEPPKPISSNSLPLKEYV; this comes from the coding sequence ATGGTCAACACAGGTATGCAGCTGATCAGCTTCACATGTGCGGTGACAGGCTGGATCATGGCCATCGCTGTGACGGCGTTGCCCCAGTGGAAGGTCTCGGCCTTCATTGGCAGCAACATTCTGACATCCGAGATCAAGTGGGAGGGCATCTGGATGAACTGCATCTACCAGACCACGGGCCACATGCAGTGTAAGACCTACGACTCCATGCTGGCCCTGCCTCCAGACATCCAGGCCGCGCGCGCCCTGATGTGCGTGGCCATCTTCCTCGGTTGGCTGTCCTGTACCGTGTCCTGCTGTGGCATGAAGTGCACCACCTGCGCAGGTGACGACCGTCGCGCCAAGGCGGGCATCGCGCTATCTGGCGGAGTCCTGTTCATCGTCACAGGCCTGTGTGTCCTAGTGCCCGTCTCCTGGACTGCCAACACGGTGGTCCAGGACTTTTACAACCCCAACGTGCCCACTATGCACAAGCGAGAGCTTGGCCAGGCCATCTACCTGGGCTGGGCATCGGCGGTAATCCTTATGATCAGCGGGGCGGTGCTGAGCAGCACCTGCCCCCACATGgagaggggagcgggggggTACCACCGGGGGTATATGGGCCGGAGCTTTGCTAACTCACGGCCCTCGGCGCCGGAGCCTCCTAAGCCCATCTCCTCAAACAGCCTTCCCCTGAAGGAGTATGTGTAG
- the c19h1orf109 gene encoding uncharacterized protein C1orf109 homolog, translating into MSKPALLSLQQVLKKCFQSLQNNQKILNSVLYECTPLMVSLGNLAEQLRALQNINITNTTLHNFPDLQERLHYKLVQAVDIVLGKLSEKMSLLQSVRDSFSNQVSGAFQLYEQNSDSLDIATCCQRSATAPSICDMLEWLQDAERYYRQQFLRRKVLLQTLKPNQFSLLETAAKRWESFDSPHGQDSISDTLFKVSFFVEAQ; encoded by the exons ATGTCGAAGCCTGCATTGCTATCACTTCAGCAAGTATTGAAAAAGTGTTTTCAAAGCTTGCAGAACAATCAGAAAATATTGAACTCCGTGCTGTATGAATGCACTCCTTTGATGGTTTCACTCGGTAACTTAGCAGAACAACTGCGGGCTCTCCAAAATATCAACATCACCAACACAACTCTTCACAACTTTCCTGACCTGCAAGAGCGTCTGCATTATAAACTCGTACAGGCAGTGGATATCGTTTTGGGGAAACTGTCTGAGAAAAT GTCTCTGCTCCAGTCTGTGAGAGATTCTTTCAGTAACCAGGTATCTGGTGCTTTCCAGTTGTACGAGCAGAACTCAGACAGTCTGGACATAGCTACCTGCTGCCAAAGATCAGCTACAGCTCCATCCATCTGTGATATGCTGGAGTGGCTGCAGGATGCCGAACGCTACTATCGCCAGCA ATTCCTGAGGAGGAAGGTCCTGTTACAGACGCTTAAACCAAATCAATTCTCTCTTCTGGAAACTGCTGCTAAGAGATGGGAGTCTTTTGACTCACCCCATGGACAAGACAGCATATCAG ATACATTGTTTAAAGTATCTTTCTTTGTTGAAGCCCAATGA
- the cdca8 gene encoding borealin, translating into MAPRKKTSKQRKNNPKIDKLEAFLEDFDCEVKTVVERLKEKRNHLLKDADNCYNMALIKLPTAVRRINWLEHCKMDKPKSPVIEESKKEEVAAKVESVLAEVHTLATKTVKKSSKKKGGMSSEDEENTVPSTVKRGRTKKPPTTSKKAKALSASKQNTSVTRSSRRPLVTPARSMLDCSLMGPTPLVTPRFDPRLPKTPAVRIPRHKERVYSISVNGSPVAAGGEEIVINVPIGNGESIQLLASQMDTVDLSQLDETAIHSIRLLQNRLTSLCGPSV; encoded by the exons ATGGCACCAAGAAAAAAGACCTCGAAACAACGCAAAAACAACCCGAAAATTGACAAGTTGGAAGCTTTCCTCGAGGATTTCGACTGCGAGG TGAAAACGGTTGTCGAGAGACTGAAGGAGAAGAGAAATCACCTGCTTAAAGATGCAGACAACTGCTACAACATGGCCCTGATCAAGCTACCTACAGCTGTGAGGCGGATTAACTGGTTGGAACATTGCA AAATGGATAAGCCCAAATCCCCAGTCATAGAGGAGTCCAAG AAAGAGGAAGTGGCTGCCAAGGTGGAGAGTGTCCTGGCTGAGGTCCACACCCTGGCCACCAAAACGGTCAAGAAGT CCTCCAAGAAGAAGGGTGGAATGAGctcagaggatgaggagaacaCAGTCCCCAGCACTGTAAAGAGG GGAAGAACCAAGAAGCCCCCCACTACGTCCAAGAAGGCCAAAGCTCTGTCAGCCAGCAAGCAGAACACCTCCGTCACAAG GTCCAGTAGGCGGCCTCTGGTCACGCCTGCTAGGAGCATGCTGGACTGTTCTCTCATGGGCCCCACCCCTCTCGTCACCCCACGCTTCGACCCCAG GTTGCCCAAAACCCCGGCAGTGCGGATCCCCCGCCACAAGGAGAGGGTGTACAGCATATCTGTCAACGGCTCGCCCGTCGCCGCGGGGGGCGAGGAAATCGTCATTAACGTCCCAATCGGGAATGGAGAG tctaTTCAGCTTCTGGCCAGTCAGATGGACACAGTAGATCTGAGTCAGCTGGACGAGACGGCCATACACAGTATCCGTCTGCTGCAG AACCGCCTCACATCACTGTGTGGACCCTCTGTTTAA